One genomic window of Solanum dulcamara chromosome 12, daSolDulc1.2, whole genome shotgun sequence includes the following:
- the LOC129876239 gene encoding UDP-glycosyltransferase 73C4-like: MYKLSNVPTVQPHFVLFPFMAQGHTIPMIDIARLLAQRGVIITILTTHLNANRFKKVVDRAIEAGLKIQVVHLYFPSLEAGLPEGCENFDMLPSMDFGVKFFDATRRLQPQVEEMLQELKPSPSCLISDMCFPWTTNVAKKINIPKIVFHGMCCFSLLCLHNLRNWEDLENIESDTEYFQVPGLSNKIELNKAQLVNILRPSDEDMKEIMDQMRNAEDEAYGIVVNSFEDLEQEYVKGLMNAKGNKIWTIGPVSLCNKEKQDKAERGNKAAIDEHKCLKWLDSWEQNSVLFVCLGSLSRLSTSQMIELGLGLESSKRPFIWVVRHMSDEFEKWLVEENFEERVEGQGLLIHGWAPQVLILSHPSIGAFLTHCGWNSSLEGISAGVPMITWPMFGEQFCNERLIVNVLKTGVKAGIENPVLFGEEEKLGAQVSKDDIKMVIEEVMGKEMEAEMRRKRAKELGEKARRAAEEGGSSHLNLTQLIQDITEEAKLI, encoded by the coding sequence ATGTATAAATTAAGCAATGTTCCCACAGTGCAGCCCcattttgtgttgtttcctttcATGGCACAAGGCCATACAATCCCTATGATTGACATTGCGCGACTATTGGCACAGCGCGGAGTTATAATCACAATCCTAACTACACACTTGAATGCCAATAGATTCAAGAAAGTGGTTGATCGCGCAATAGAGGCAGGACTAAAGATTCAGGTGGTTCACCTCTACTTTCCAAGCTTAGAGGCTGGACTACCTGAAGGGTGTGAAAATTTCGACATGCTTCCATCCATGGATTTCGGGGTGAAATTCTTCGATGCTACGAGAAGACTTCAACCCCAAGTGGAAGAAATGTTGCAAGAACTAAAACCTTCACCAAGTTGCCTAATATCTGACATGTGTTTCCCATGGACAACTAATGttgcaaaaaaaattaacattcCTAAGATTGTTTTTCATGGGATGTGTTGCTTTTCTTTGTTGTGCTTACACAATTTGAGAAATTGGGAGGATTTAGAAAACATTGAGTCTGATACAGAGTACTTTCAAGTGCCTGGATTATCCAACAAGATTGAACTGAACAAAGCTCAGCTTGTAAATATTCTCAGGCCAAGTGATGAAGATATGAAGGAAATTATGGATCAAATGAGGAATGCAGAAGATGAAGCTTATGGAATAGTGGTGAATAGCTTTGAGGATTTGGAACAAGAATATGTCAAGGGATTGATGAATGCCAAAGGCAACAAAATTTGGACCATTGGCCCTGTTTCACTCTGCAACAAAGAGAAACAGGACAAAGCTGAAAGAGGGAACAAGGCTGCAATTGATGAACACAAGTGCTTAAAATGGCTAGATTCTTGGGAACAAAACTCTGTGCTCTTTGTCTGTCTCGGGAGCCTATCGCGCCTTTCCACGTCTCAGATGATAGAGTTGGGGCTCGGTTTAGAATCATCTAAACGACCCTTCATTTGGGTGGTTCGACACATGTCAGATGAGTTCGAAAAATGGCTAGTGGAAGAAAATTTTGAGGAAAGAGTTGAAGGACAAGGACTTTTAATCCACGGTTGGGCGCCACAAGTACTAATCTTATCTCACCCTTCAATTGGTGCATTCTTGACGCACTGTGGATGGAATTCGAGTTTGGAAGGTATATCTGCTGGCGTGCCGATGATCACTTGGCCAATGTTTGGTGAGCAGTTCTGCAATGAGAGGTTAATAGTGAATGTACTCAAGACAGGAGTGAAGGCCGGCATAGAGAATCCAGTGTTGTTTGGAGAGGAAGAAAAATTGGGAGCCCAAGTGAGCAAAGATGATATTAAGATGGTCATTGAAGAAGTAATGGGTAAAGAAATGGAAGcagaaatgagaagaaaaagagCTAAAGAATTAGGAGAAAAGGCAAGAAGGGCAGCGGAGGAAGGAGGTTCCTCTCACCTCAACTTGACACAACTGATTCAAGATATCACAGAGGAAGCAAAGTTGATTTAG
- the LOC129877493 gene encoding UDP-glycosyltransferase 73C4-like, producing the protein MDVPTVQPHFVLFPFMAQGHTIPMIDIARLLAQRGVIITILTTQLNANRFKKVVDRAIETGLKIQVVHLYFPSLEAGLPEGCENFDMLPSMDFGVKFFDATKRLQPQVEEMLQQLKPSPNCLISDMCLPWTTNVAHKFNIPRIVFHGMCCFSLLCLHNLRNWEELKKIESDTEYFQVPGLFDKIELSKTQLGNAMKPRNEDWKEISDQIKKAEEEAYGIVVNSFEDLEQEYVKGLMNAKGKKIWTIGPVSLCNKEKQDKAERGDKAAIDEHQCLNWLDSWEQHSVLFVCLGSLSRLSTSQMVELALGIESSRRPFIWVVRHMSDEFKKWLVEENFEERVKGQGLLIHGWAPQVLILSHPSIGAFLTHCGWNSSLEGISAGVVMITWPMFAEQFCNEKLIVNVLKTGVRSGIEKQVMFGEEEKLGSQVSKDDIKMVIEEVMGKEMEAEMRRKRAKQLGEKASRAVEEEGSSHLNLTQLIQDVTDQAIFLKCM; encoded by the coding sequence ATGGATGTTCCCACAGTGCAGCCAcattttgtgttgtttcctttcATGGCACAAGGTCATACAATCCCTATGATTGACATTGCACGTCTATTAGCACAGCGCGGAGTAATAATCACAATCCTTACTACACAATTGAATGCCAATAGATTCAAGAAAGTGGTTGATCGTGCAATAGAGACAGGACTAAAGATTCAGGTGGTTCACCTCTACTTTCCAAGCTTAGAGGCTGGACTACCTGAAGGGTGTGAAAATTTCGACATGCTTCCATCCATGGATTTCGGGGTGAAATTCTTCGATGCTACGAAAAGACTTCAACCCCAAGTGGAAGAAATGTTGCAACAACTGAAACCTTCACCAAATTGCCTGATATCTGACATGTGTTTGCCATGGACAACTAATGTCGCACACAAATTTAACATCCCTAGAATAGTTTTCCATGGGATGTGTTGCTTCTCTTTATTGTGCTTACACAATTTGAGAAATTGGGAGGAATTAAAAAAGATTGAGTCAGATACAGAGTACTTTCAAGTGCCTGGATTATTTGACAAGATTGAACTAAGCAAAACTCAGCTTGGGAATGCTATGAAGCCAAGAAATGAAGATTGGAAAGAAATTTCTGATCAAATAAAGAAAGCAGAAGAAGAAGCTTATGGGATAGTGGTGAAtagctttgaagatttggaacAAGAATATGTCAAGGGATTGATGAATGCCAAAGGCAAAAAAATTTGGACCATTGGCCCTGTTTCACTCTGCAACAAAGAGAAACAGGACAAAGCTGAAAGAGGGGACAAGGCTGCAATTGATGAACACCAGTGCCTTAACTGGCTTGATTCTTGGGAACAACACTCTGTGCTCTTTGTCTGTCTCGGGAGCCTATCGCGCCTTTCCACGTCTCAGATGGTTGAGCTGGCACTCGGGATAGAATCGTCGAGACGACCCTTCATTTGGGTTGTTCGACACATGTCAGATGAGTTCAAAAAATGGCTAGTGGAAGAAAATTTTGAGGAAAGAGTTAAAGGACAAGGACTTTTAATCCATGGTTGGGCACCACAAGTACTAATCTTATCTCACCCTTCAATTGGTGCATTTTTAACGCACTGTGGATGGAATTCGAGCCTGGAAGGTATATCTGCTGGCGTGGTGATGATCACTTGGCCAATGTTTGCTGAGCAGTTCTGCAATGAGAAGCTAATAGTGAATGTACTCAAGACAGGAGTGAGGTCTGGAATAGAGAAGCAAGTGATGTTTGGGGAGGAAGAAAAATTGGGATCACAAGTGAGCAAAGATGATATTAAGATGGTCATTGAAGAAGTAATGGGTAAAGAAATGGAAGctgaaatgagaagaaaaagagCTAAACAATTAGGAGAAAAGGCAAGCAGGGCTGTGGAGGAAGAGGGTTCCTCTCACCTCAACTTGACACAATTGATTCAAGATGTCACAGATCaagcaatttttttaaaatgtatgtAG